The DNA window CCGTCGGCGACGAATTGGATGCGGACGAGGTGGAAGGCGAAAAACCGCTGTCGCGCGGTCGGAAACGCCTCGGAGAGGAGGCGGACCGCGCGGTCGAAGGGTTCGACCAAGGTATCGTGGACCTGCTTTCGTGGGTGCTCGACACCGAGACGCGCGCGCGAATCTACGTTTACCTCCGGCAGAATCCGGGGAGTACCAGCGAGGAAATCGCCGAAGGGACGGGGCTGTATCCGAGCACGGTCCGCGAATCGCTCGCCGAACTCCACGAGGAGGAGAACGTCTTCCGCGAGAAACGCGAGAGTTCGGGTGCCGGAAACAACCCGTACGAGTACACGGCCATCGCGCCGAGCGAACTCGTCGGCGGTATCGTGGACCAGGTACAACAGGAGCTGAACACGGTGTTCAACCTCGACAGCCACCTGAACGACGAGGTGTCCGAAACCGAACCGGTCAGTATCGAAGTCGAGGACATCTCGGACGACGTGGACGAGGAAGACACGGCGGACGTGGCCGACGACGGTACCGGATCGGACGACGAAGCGGACGAGGAGTAATCTTCCCCTTCGGAAAGATACACGGTCTTCTCACCCGACTCTACACACGGTACTGACCGTACTGACTATCATGGAGTCCACAATTTCTCCCGAAACGACCGTCGGTCGCGTCGCACTCCGAGTCAACGACCTCGACCGAGTGCGTCGCTTTTACGAGACCGTCGTCGGACTCGAACGCCTGCGGGAGGACGGCGAAACCGCCGTCCTCGGCGCTGGTGGCGTTCCGCTTTTGGAACTGGTCGCGGACGCCGACGCTCCCGTGCGGAGACGAACCGAAGCGGGACTGTTTCACACGGCGTTTCTCGTCCCCTCGCGGAGCGCCGTGGCGGATGCGCTCGTGCGCATCGAGAACGACTGGGAGCTGTCCGGCGCGTCCGACCACCGCGTAAGCGAGGCGCTCTACCTCACGGACCCCGAAGGGAACGGCGTCGAAATCTACCGTGACCGCCCCCGCGAGGAGTGGTCCGTCGAGGAAGACGGGAGCGTTCGGATGGAGACGCTGCCGCTCGACATCGACGAACTCCGGGAACAGCGGACGGACGCCGAAACGGTCCCGTCCGGAACGACCGTCGGGCACGTCCACCTCGAAGTCTCGTCACTCTCCGCCGCCCGGGAGTTCTACGTCGAGACGCTTGGAACCCGTATTCGTCAGCGGTTCGGCCCGTCCGCGCTCTTCCTCGCGACAGACGACTATCACCATCACATCGGCCTGAACACGTGGAACGACCGCACGGAACCGACCGCGGGGCGCGGGTTGCTGTGGTTCGAACTCGTCGTCCCCGACCGGGCGGCGCTCGACGAGGCCCGACATCGGTTCGCCGCGCGCGGCGTCGAGACGACTTCGAGGGAGAACGGATTCGACGTGTCTGATTCCGATACTATAAACCTCCGAATCACAGTGAATGATTGATTGTAGATATAAAAGGTGGGGTATTGGGATTCGGTGTTCGGATACTCTCCAAGAGGCTCTAAATCGAGGCTTCTAGGTAGCCCGAACGTTACGACGAACGGAAATATTCTTCGTAATAGCTGTTGTTCGATAATCCTATCGGCGCATGATTTATATATCCATTCTCGGATGTGCACAGTATGAGTGATTTCAGTAGCGGGAACGAAGTGATTTCGAGTTCGGAGAGCGGGGTTACGATCGAAAAATCGTTCGATGGGGAGGCGTTCGCGGTCCCGGCGATTCGGTTCGAACTCCGGTCGGACCACGACGACGCGGTGACGGTCCGCATCACGGACCGAATTCCCGACGACTTTCCGATGGACAACGTGGGATTCCACCCCGAATACGAGAACGAGAACTGGACGGCTTACAAGGACCACCGCGTGCAGTTCGAGCGGACGCTCGAACCGAACGAGTCGCTGACGACGGTGTACGGGATTCGACTGTCGGACTGGTCCGACGCCGAGAAGTTCCTCATCGAACCGGAACTCGAAGAGGTCACGCCGGTCACGGACGACGGCGGGCAGGGCGAGGAGCGCATGGAGGAACACACCATCACCGACATCGTTTCCGAGGACAGCAGTCAGGTCGTCCGCGACGTCATCGCGGGCGACAGCGGACTGCCGGGACTGGACGAGGACGCCGAAACGGGCGACGACCCCGCTGACCCGCTCGCCGACGTCGGAAACGACCCCCTCTCCGACCCGCTCGGGTCGAGTGCCGACGCGGACGACGGTGCCACGGACCCGCTCGCGGACGCGGCGAGCGCGTCGGCTGACTCGACGGGTGAGGACTCCGCACCCGACGAATCGGACCCTGCCGGTTCGGATACCGAAGATGGTCCGTTCGCTGGCTCGGAGGACGACATCATCGACGCGGACGAGCCGGGCGACGACTCCATCGACGGGGGCGACGACGCGGACGAGTCGAACGACGACAGCCTCGAAGCGCCCGTCGAAACCGCCGACGAACCCCCGGCGTCACCCCCGCGGCCCGGAAGCGTCGCCGCCGCTCTCGCCGACGAGATTCGCGCCGGGGAGGTGAACGACGACGACCTCAAACGCATCCAGCAGGAACTCGATTTGGACACGCCCGAGAGCACGAACGTCCGCATCCGCCACCTCCAGTCCCGGGTGGACGACCTCGCGGCCTACACCGAGGCGTTAGAGGAGTTCATCGACGAGAACGGGACGGCGAAAACCCTCATCGACGGCTTCGAATCCGAAGTCGAATCGGTTCGCGCCGACCTCGACGAGATGGGTTCGGAGATAGAGAACGCGAAGGACGAGGGTGCACAGGCGCGCGCCCGCGTCGCCGACCTCGAAACGAACCTCGACGGTCTCGAAACGAGTATCGACAGCCTCGAATCGGGACTCGAAAGCGACCTCGCCGACCTCGAAGACGACCTCGACGAGTTGGGCGAACTGGACTCCAACCTCGACGGACTCACGTCTCAGCTCGACGACTTGGAGGACCTCGTTGCGACGAACACCCAAGAGGCGTCCGCGTTGGACGACGAACTCGAAGACCTCCGAGACGACTTCGAGACGGTCGATTCGCTCGAAGGAAAAATCGAGGTGCTTTCCGAGGACGTCTCCGACCTCTCGGATTCCGTCGAGGCGACCGAGACGCGCATGGACGAAAAGATCGACACGCTCCGTTCCGACATCGGGGACATCGAGAGCGAACTGAAGGAACTCCACGAGTGGCGCGATCAACTCGGCTCGGTCTTCGGCGGGAACTGACCTTCGACGTCCTACAACGAACGGAAACCACTCCTTTTCATCCACTTGCGGGTGCAGGCACGAGTCACCTGACGCCGGAGACGCTTCGTTTTGTTAGAGGGGGAAACCTATGAGCACGATACAAGTGGGTCACGCGCCGGACCAAGCGGACGGCTCGGACGATGAACGTCGTCTGTACGGCGACCCACAACACGAGGTTACCGTTGACGACAACCCCGAGCGGTTGTACGGGACGCCGCAACACGAGGGGGAACCGCCGAGGAGCGACGTCGAGCGGTTCTGGCTCGACTGTTTCGCCTTCAGAAAGAGCGTCCAATGCGAGGATGGTTCCCAGTGAAAGCAAAACCACCACGAACGCCGGACGATGGAAACGCGCGGAACGAAAACGAGAACGCGAAAGCGACACGGAGCGAAAACGATGAACAGCAGGCGGACAGGACGGAGGAGTGTCCGACCTGTGTGGCGGAGACGCCACACCGCGTCACTATCGAGATTCGAACGGAAAACGAACAGGCGAAGCACAGTTCGTTTTCCCGCGAACCGTACCGAGTCAGCGTCTGTGTCGAATGCGGCGAGGAGACGGTTCGGCGGATGAACGACGCCTGATCACTCGCGGCCGTCGCTCGGGGAGAGCGCGAGCGCGTTTTTCACGAGACTCCGATGCCCGCGTCGAAGTCGTTCGGACACCGCCTGATGGGAGATGCTGAGGTCCCCAGCGAGGTCGTCCGCCGTCGAGTCTCGCGGGACGTCGTAGTATCCGGCTTCGAGCGCCATCATCAGCGTTTCGTGCTGTTCTTCGGTCAGTCCGTACAGGCCGTGGCGCGTGTCGCTTATCTCGTAGATGTTGCGCACGTCGAGCGAGAGGCCGGTGTCCTGACAGAAGTCGTACGTCGCCGACAGCGAGTCGCGGTCGGGAAAGAGGATGCGAAGCCGCCAGCGGTCCTCCTTGCCGTGGAGGTTCAGGATGGTCGCTTCCTCCTCGACGAGGATGTGAATGACGACGTGTATCTGGTCCACCCAGTGCATCCGGTACAGTCGCTCGTCGCCGAGGTCCTCGATGAGATTCAATTTATCGATGCTGTTGTCCGCACGAAGGGCGGAATCCAACTTCTCCAGGTCGTCCGCCGTCACCCAGAGGTAGGGCATGACGTGATTCGCGTCGTGTGCCGCCACGCGAACGACATCGAACTCGGCGTTCGGCGCACGCTCCAAGGCGGTTCTGAGCGCAAACTCCTTCGCCGGGAGTTCTATTTCGGCGATGGTACTCATACGACAACGAATGCCAGCGACTGTAATACGTGCTACGGCTACGTCACTCCGCCACCGCGACGGTCGAGCGACTCGTACTCTCGCGTCTCGACGATTTCGCGCAGGTGCTCTCCGACACGCCACACGTCGTGAAAGCCGACGTACAGGGGTGCCGGACAGACCCGGACGACGTTCGGCGGCCGGAAGTCCACGACGACGCCTCTCTCTTTCAGCGCCTCGCCGATGCGGTACGCTTCTTCGTGTTCGACGGCGACGTGTCCGCCCCGGCGTTCGGGGTCACGCGGGGTGCCGACCCGATACTCCGGCAACTCGTCCACTATCTCGATGAGAAAGTCGGTGAGCGACAGCGATTTCTCCCGCACCGGGTCGATTCCAACCTCCTCGAACGGTTCGAGCGACCCCAAGAGCGGGGCGGCGCTGAAGACGGGTACCGTGCCGATTTGCCACGCTCCGGCGTTCGCGGCGGGCGTGAACGTCGTCTCCATCTCGAATTGGGTTTCCTTGTCGTGTCCCCACCATCCGGCGAGTCCGGGTTCGGTGCCGAAGTGGCGTTCGTTGACGTACAGGCCCGCAACTGCGCCCGGTCCGGCGTTCAGGTACTTGTAGCTACACCAGACGGCGAAATCTACACCCCACTCGGAGAGTCGATGGGGTACCGCGCCGACCGAGTGGGCGAGGTCGAACCCGGCCAGCGCGCCGCGGGCGTGTGCCGCGTCCGTCAGTCGCTTCAGGTCGAGCAACTGTCCGCTCCGGTAGAGGACGGACGGCATGAACAGAATCGACGTCTCGGGGGTCAACGCGTCGATGACGTCCTCTTCTTCGATGGTGCGCCCGTCGCGGCTTTCGACGACGACGAGGTGGTCGTCCGGGTCGAGACCAAGCCGTCGCATCTGTGCGCGGATGGCGTAGTGGTCCGTCGGGAAGTCGAGTTCGTTGACGACGACCTCCCCGCCGTCGTAGAACGTCGAGAAGAGCGCGTGGATGTTGACCGTCGTGGAGTTTCCGACGACGACCTCCGCCTCGTCCGCGCCGACGAGCGGCGCGAGTCGGTCGCCGAGGCGCTCCCCGTAGTGGAACCAGTCCGGGTCGGCGTCCGTCCAGCCTCGGATTCCCAGTTCTTTCCACTCCTCGACCGCGTTCGAGAGCGCCCGCTCCGCGTCCGACGAGTGTACGCCGAGCGAGTTGCCGTCCATGTACAGTTCGCCCTCCGGAATCGAAAACCGGTCCCGAACGGAAGCGAGCGGGTCGGCCTCGTCACGTCGTTTCGCGTCGTCCGCCCCCGTATCCATGCGTATCCTTTCGGGCACGGCTACTTCACTGTACGCGCCCCGGACAGTCGGTCGTGAGTCCCCGACTTCCGTTTCGCGGGTCGTCAGCTTGTCCCTATCTCGACACCGCGTGACACGTCTCCGCCGACCACCTCATCCATCGCGCCAGCGTTCGACCTGTGGCTCGATAAAATCGAGGACGCGCTCCGGCGGCGAGTCGAACCACCGGGCGTCGAGAACGTCGTCTCCCACCGTCAACTCGCCGCCGACGCGGACGCCCGAAAAGAGTACCGAGAGTGCGAATAGTCGCTCGCTCGGGTCCGTTTCGAGAAATATCTCCTTCCGCCGAACGTTGAGGACGTCCGTCAGGCGACAGCGGAGTCCCGTCTCCTCACGCACCTCGCGCCGGGCCGTCTCGGAGAGGGTTTCACCGGGTTCGTGACCGCCCCCGGGGACACCCCACTCGTTCGCCGCGTTCGGATGGCGAATCATCGCTACCCGGTCCTTCGCGTCGGTCACCCAGACGGCGGCGTCGCCGAGCCATCCGTCCGCTGCTTTTCGTCGTCCGTGTTCGAAGTAGTCGGCGTCGTTCCCGACCCGCTCGTCGTGGACGGGAAACATCCCGTATGCGTTTCGAAGCCGACGGAGGCTCTCCGTCGTGGCGTCGCGGGTTCGCGCTTCGAGTGACATGATTCGAAGTTGATGGGATGAGACTTTAACTTTCCTGCCACGGTGAAGTCGGTATGGATGACGAAATGGCCGATGCGGTGGCGCGAATCGAGGCGATGGGTGTTCCGCCGTGGCACGCCCTGTCCGTCGAGAGCGCGCGACGCGTCGAGGACGACGTGTTCACCGCGGATAACCGCGCGCAGGTCGCGTTCGTTCGCAACCTCTCGATTCCCGGCCCTCGCGGAGAGATTCCGATTCGCGTCTACCGCCCCGACGTGCAGGACGCCCCAGTCGTCGTGTTCTATCACGGGGGCGGGTGGACGCTCGGGACGCTCGACTCCATCGACGGCGTGTGCCGAGAGCTGGCGAACCGCGCCGAATGCGTCGTCGTCTCCGTGGACTACCGACTCGCACCGGAACACCCGTTTCCGGCGGGGGTGGACGACGCCGTTGCCGCGCTCGAATGGGCGGCCGACCACGCGACCGCGTTCGGCGGCGACCCCGCCCGTCTCGGCGTCGCTGGCACGAGCGCGGGGGGCAACCTCGCCGCCGCGACCGCGCTCTACGCCCGCGACTTTGGCGGGCCGACGCTCTCCCACCAGAGCCTCCTCTATCCCATCACGAATCACGCCTTCGATACGGATTCCTACGAGGAGAACGGTGACGGACCGCTGCTCACCCGCGCCGACATGGAGTGGTTCTGGAGCCATTACCTCCGGAGTCCGGTCGATGGCCGGAATCCTTTCGCGTCGCCGCTTCGCGCGCGCGACCTCTCAGACCTCCCGCCAGCGACCGTCGTCACGTGCGGTCACGACCCGCTTCGGGACGAGGGCATCGCGTACGCCGACCGACTCGCCGACGCGGGGGTTTCGGTCGAACACGACCACTATCCCGGTATGGCTCACGGCTTTCTGAGCCTCACCGGCGACGTGACTGCGGCGGACGAAGCGATGGATGCGGTCGCGTCGTCCCTCGGTTCGATGTGAGTCACGACGGTAACACGGCGGGCGACGGTTGAACGACGAGACGAGCACGTCGGCGACGAGGACGGTCACGTTCGTCTCCCACCGAGGGCGAGCGTTTATCTCCCCGAACGTTGCATCGTACGAAGTGACCGACGACTACGATGCGGTCGTGTACGACCTCGACGGAACGCTCGTTCGACTCGCCGTGGATTGGGCCGCCGCCGCGGAACCCATCAAGCCGATTCTCCGGGAGCACGGCGCTGACGCGGACGCGGATGACGCACTCGATTTGTTACCGGTGGCGGAATCGATGGGCCTCGCCGAGGAGGTCGAACCGCACCTCGCGGCGGCCGAACGTGCGGGTGCCCGTGACTCGGAGCGGCTTCCGCTGTTGGACGAGTTGGCCGCCGCCGACGGTCCGGTCGGCATCTGTTCGCTCAACTGCGAGGCCGCGTGTCGTCTCGCGCTGGACGCCCACGGCGTCCCGAACGCGACCGACGTCATCGTCGGCAGGGATTCCGTCCCGGAACGGAAACCCCATCCCCAACCGTTGCTCACGGCCATGCAGAAACTCGGTGCGACGCCGGAACGTACCCTGTTCGTCGGCGACTCGGACAGCGACGCGGAGACGGCCCGGAGGGCTGGAACCGCGTTTCGACGGGTCTGATATCGACGACGTGAGGAACCGGCACATCGCTTCGATTCCCGTGTTTTCCCCCTCCGTGCCATGCTGTATCTCCCGAGATAATATCGTGGCATACGGTTTATCGGTGTGTTAGTCAACACGAGCGTCGCCGACGTTGAACCCATACAGACAAACGAGTACGTCATCAGCCAGGTATCGTGACTCTTCACAAAAATCGGGACGGGAACCGATGCAATTTCTTTCGGAACGATGTTCGAGGGGCATCGAATGGATGTCGAAGTTGCGAAATTGGAGGGTGTTTTTCGACCACGCCACCGAACACAAACTGTGAATAATCTCTCTTTTTTTGCTTCCTTCGAGATGAAAACTCCCTCTGAAACCACCACGATTTCCATCGGAAGTTGTCTTCGTCTATAGTGGGAAATGGCTACGAGACGACGATAATAGCAATCGTTCTGAACATATTACTGTGTATTCTGCTCGCGCCATTGGAATATTTCGGAGGACCAATAACTCCTCCGTAGCTGGCGCTCAAAATAATATCGTTATTTGTGTACCTAGAAAGGGTGCTAGGGCAGGACTATCTAGCGAGATATTTTATTATTTGACCCTAATTTGGGGTGCTATATTCACAGATAAGTTCGCTTATCACTCTCCGTGGGACAGCTTAATGTACTCGTGGTGAGATGGGAAACCATGGCCGATGACGGGACGGAACGGACTGTCGTAAAGACGTACATTCCGAAATATCAGAAAGAGGAGTGGCAGGCGCACGCCGACGAACTCGATATGAGCCAGAGCGAGTTCGTCAGGTCCATGGTGCAGGCCGGACGACGGGGGTTCGAGATGAATCCCGTGGAGGACCATTCTGGGGGGTCGAACCCCAGGGGTAGCGACCTCGAAACACGGGTGCTCGAATCGCTCGCCAGGGAGGACAACATGTCGTGGGACGAACTGGTCGAACGGCTCGCCGGTAACTTCGAGGACCGGCTCGACGAGGTGTTGAACGAACTACAGGCGAAAAACCGCGTCCAGTACAGCGGGCGCCACGGCGGGTACGTCCTCGTCGGGGGTGTCGATGGCGACGAGTAGCCCCGCCAATCCGAACCCGGACGACCCGGTGGGGTACTTCCTCCAGGACCTGCTCTATCATGGAAAGAGCGAGCGCACTCGCGACGCCTACGAACGCGTGTTGCGGCGGTTCGAGGGATTTCTTTCCGACCCCGACCGAAACCCGTCGAGGAGAACCATTGCACCGGGGGAGGCGACCCAACGGGACTGCATGGCGTGGATTCACACGCTTCGCGGGGACAACGCCGAAAGTACGATAGCAACCTACGCGTCCTACCTCCACCGGTTTTACGCCTACATGACGCAAGTCGGCGCGTTCGAATCCAACCCGATGGCGCTCGTAGTCGAGGAGATGCACGAATCCATCGACAAGGACCCGACCCGCCGTGAGATTTCCGTCGAAGCGATGCGCGAATTCGTCGGGGAAATCGGCCATCCGTTGGAGCGCGCCGTCGTCTGCACGCTGTTGAAGACGGGGATGCGTGTCGGCGAAGTGAGCA is part of the Haladaptatus paucihalophilus DX253 genome and encodes:
- a CDS encoding winged helix-turn-helix transcriptional regulator, producing the protein MTGDDADNERNDSEDTGDEIPVDTSGADDAEAVGDELDADEVEGEKPLSRGRKRLGEEADRAVEGFDQGIVDLLSWVLDTETRARIYVYLRQNPGSTSEEIAEGTGLYPSTVRESLAELHEEENVFREKRESSGAGNNPYEYTAIAPSELVGGIVDQVQQELNTVFNLDSHLNDEVSETEPVSIEVEDISDDVDEEDTADVADDGTGSDDEADEE
- a CDS encoding VOC family protein; the encoded protein is MESTISPETTVGRVALRVNDLDRVRRFYETVVGLERLREDGETAVLGAGGVPLLELVADADAPVRRRTEAGLFHTAFLVPSRSAVADALVRIENDWELSGASDHRVSEALYLTDPEGNGVEIYRDRPREEWSVEEDGSVRMETLPLDIDELREQRTDAETVPSGTTVGHVHLEVSSLSAAREFYVETLGTRIRQRFGPSALFLATDDYHHHIGLNTWNDRTEPTAGRGLLWFELVVPDRAALDEARHRFAARGVETTSRENGFDVSDSDTINLRITVND
- a CDS encoding DUF7835 family putative zinc beta-ribbon protein; its protein translation is MKAKPPRTPDDGNARNENENAKATRSENDEQQADRTEECPTCVAETPHRVTIEIRTENEQAKHSSFSREPYRVSVCVECGEETVRRMNDA
- a CDS encoding helix-turn-helix domain-containing protein: MSTIAEIELPAKEFALRTALERAPNAEFDVVRVAAHDANHVMPYLWVTADDLEKLDSALRADNSIDKLNLIEDLGDERLYRMHWVDQIHVVIHILVEEEATILNLHGKEDRWRLRILFPDRDSLSATYDFCQDTGLSLDVRNIYEISDTRHGLYGLTEEQHETLMMALEAGYYDVPRDSTADDLAGDLSISHQAVSERLRRGHRSLVKNALALSPSDGRE
- the kynU gene encoding kynureninase, which gives rise to MDTGADDAKRRDEADPLASVRDRFSIPEGELYMDGNSLGVHSSDAERALSNAVEEWKELGIRGWTDADPDWFHYGERLGDRLAPLVGADEAEVVVGNSTTVNIHALFSTFYDGGEVVVNELDFPTDHYAIRAQMRRLGLDPDDHLVVVESRDGRTIEEEDVIDALTPETSILFMPSVLYRSGQLLDLKRLTDAAHARGALAGFDLAHSVGAVPHRLSEWGVDFAVWCSYKYLNAGPGAVAGLYVNERHFGTEPGLAGWWGHDKETQFEMETTFTPAANAGAWQIGTVPVFSAAPLLGSLEPFEEVGIDPVREKSLSLTDFLIEIVDELPEYRVGTPRDPERRGGHVAVEHEEAYRIGEALKERGVVVDFRPPNVVRVCPAPLYVGFHDVWRVGEHLREIVETREYESLDRRGGGVT
- a CDS encoding NUDIX hydrolase, which encodes MSLEARTRDATTESLRRLRNAYGMFPVHDERVGNDADYFEHGRRKAADGWLGDAAVWVTDAKDRVAMIRHPNAANEWGVPGGGHEPGETLSETARREVREETGLRCRLTDVLNVRRKEIFLETDPSERLFALSVLFSGVRVGGELTVGDDVLDARWFDSPPERVLDFIEPQVERWRDG
- a CDS encoding alpha/beta hydrolase, which encodes MDDEMADAVARIEAMGVPPWHALSVESARRVEDDVFTADNRAQVAFVRNLSIPGPRGEIPIRVYRPDVQDAPVVVFYHGGGWTLGTLDSIDGVCRELANRAECVVVSVDYRLAPEHPFPAGVDDAVAALEWAADHATAFGGDPARLGVAGTSAGGNLAAATALYARDFGGPTLSHQSLLYPITNHAFDTDSYEENGDGPLLTRADMEWFWSHYLRSPVDGRNPFASPLRARDLSDLPPATVVTCGHDPLRDEGIAYADRLADAGVSVEHDHYPGMAHGFLSLTGDVTAADEAMDAVASSLGSM
- a CDS encoding HAD family hydrolase, whose protein sequence is MTDDYDAVVYDLDGTLVRLAVDWAAAAEPIKPILREHGADADADDALDLLPVAESMGLAEEVEPHLAAAERAGARDSERLPLLDELAAADGPVGICSLNCEAACRLALDAHGVPNATDVIVGRDSVPERKPHPQPLLTAMQKLGATPERTLFVGDSDSDAETARRAGTAFRRV
- a CDS encoding DUF5805 domain-containing protein; amino-acid sequence: MADDGTERTVVKTYIPKYQKEEWQAHADELDMSQSEFVRSMVQAGRRGFEMNPVEDHSGGSNPRGSDLETRVLESLAREDNMSWDELVERLAGNFEDRLDEVLNELQAKNRVQYSGRHGGYVLVGGVDGDE